The following coding sequences lie in one Nitratireductor mangrovi genomic window:
- a CDS encoding thermonuclease family protein: MLCRTDLTCRLATFAAILGLVQIFVGRAMAADVFRGPVEARVMRVIDGDTIAAEARLWPGHTLAVSVRLRGIDAPELRGKCAAERRAAIRARAALTALIGHGSVSLSNIAGGKYYGRVLADVAASDGRALAPLLLDRALVRPYRGRRRESWC; the protein is encoded by the coding sequence ATGTTATGTCGAACAGACCTGACCTGCCGACTGGCCACGTTCGCGGCCATCCTCGGCCTTGTGCAGATATTCGTCGGCCGGGCCATGGCGGCGGATGTTTTTCGCGGACCGGTCGAGGCGCGCGTCATGCGTGTCATCGACGGCGACACGATCGCGGCCGAGGCGCGGCTTTGGCCCGGGCACACGCTGGCCGTCAGTGTCAGGCTGCGCGGGATCGACGCGCCGGAACTGCGTGGCAAATGCGCCGCCGAAAGGCGGGCCGCGATTCGGGCGCGCGCGGCTCTCACGGCCCTGATCGGCCACGGGTCGGTATCGCTCTCCAACATTGCCGGTGGCAAATATTACGGCCGCGTGCTTGCGGATGTGGCGGCGTCGGACGGCCGGGCGCTGGCGCCCCTTCTGCTCGACCGCGCGCTGGTGCGCCCCTATCGCGGGCGGCGGCGCGAATCCTGGTGTTGA
- a CDS encoding acyltransferase family protein: MMNRTFSTYLDAVRFVAALTVLFSHFAYERISGGAHLWVRELNLGSDAVVIFFVLSGLVIAYTAEEKDADAGRYLFNRATRIYSVALPALLLTFALDRLGASINPAAYDGWWYAEAPLATLLWHGLTFSSEWHIPGTRLGTNGPYWSLSYEVAYYLIFAAALFLSGAKRILVLAALAVIAGLKVLLLLPVWYLGVATWQMIRRGRMPTSARACAMMLILPPVIYAACLWAGVPAMLFQASAALAGVDPDVLRKVLGFSDECVWNFVLGVLVAVHLAGAAGLSRRRLPRDDVKVPVASIRWLAGASFSIYLVHYPLLQFLDAVLPAEMASGSRQGLILAATLAACFVFAQAFERPLGHFRALLQSLPARVPPLAGRRAG, translated from the coding sequence ATGATGAATCGCACCTTTTCCACCTATCTCGACGCCGTCCGCTTTGTAGCCGCCCTGACTGTGCTGTTTTCGCATTTCGCCTATGAGCGCATCAGCGGCGGCGCGCATTTGTGGGTGCGCGAACTCAACCTCGGCAGCGACGCCGTCGTGATCTTCTTCGTCCTGTCGGGACTGGTGATCGCCTACACCGCCGAGGAAAAGGACGCCGACGCCGGGCGCTATCTCTTCAACCGCGCCACCCGCATCTATTCGGTCGCCCTGCCGGCGCTGCTCTTGACCTTTGCGCTCGACCGGCTCGGTGCATCGATCAACCCCGCCGCCTATGATGGCTGGTGGTATGCCGAGGCGCCGCTCGCGACCCTTCTCTGGCACGGGCTCACCTTTTCCAGCGAATGGCACATTCCCGGTACGCGGCTCGGCACCAACGGTCCCTACTGGTCGCTCAGCTACGAAGTCGCCTATTATCTGATCTTCGCCGCTGCCCTGTTCCTCTCCGGCGCGAAGCGCATTCTGGTGCTGGCCGCGCTCGCCGTGATCGCCGGGCTCAAGGTGCTGCTGCTCCTGCCGGTCTGGTACCTCGGTGTTGCGACCTGGCAGATGATCCGGCGAGGGCGCATGCCGACCTCCGCAAGGGCATGCGCCATGATGCTAATTTTGCCGCCGGTCATTTACGCAGCCTGCCTGTGGGCGGGCGTGCCGGCGATGCTGTTTCAGGCCAGTGCGGCGCTCGCGGGCGTTGACCCCGACGTGCTGCGAAAGGTGCTGGGTTTTTCCGATGAATGTGTCTGGAACTTCGTTCTCGGCGTCCTCGTCGCCGTCCACCTCGCCGGCGCCGCCGGGCTTTCCCGCCGACGGCTGCCACGAGACGACGTCAAAGTGCCGGTGGCGAGCATACGCTGGCTCGCTGGCGCCAGCTTTTCGATCTACCTCGTCCACTACCCGCTGCTTCAGTTCCTCGACGCCGTCTTGCCGGCGGAGATGGCATCGGGCTCGCGCCAGGGGTTGATCCTCGCGGCCACCCTTGCCGCCTGCTTCGTGTTCGCCCAGGCCTTCGAGCGGCCGCTCGGCCATTTTCGGGCGCTGCTGCAGTCGTTGCCGGCACGGGTCCCGCCGCTTGCCGGCCGCCGTGCGGGCTGA
- the htpX gene encoding zinc metalloprotease HtpX, with amino-acid sequence MNMIRTAMLLAVMTALFMGVGYLIGGSGGMMIAFLIAAGMNLFSYWNADKMVLRMHHAVEIDERSAPELFEIVRGLSQNAELPMPKVYLIKSDQPNAFATGRNPANAAVAATTGLLDRLSYEEVAGVMAHELAHVKNRDTLTMTITATLAGAISMLGNFAFFFGGNRNNNPLGLIGVLAAMIVAPLAAMMVQMAISRTREYSADRLGAEICDQPLWLASALDKIARAAGRVRNDDAERNPATAHMFIINPLSGERMDSLFSTHPNTENRIAALEAMAAEFEETRSVAPTGPDDAPPPATTGSDGPWERKADKPESRGEKPAAKPNPWGRNPTGPKGPWS; translated from the coding sequence ATGAACATGATTCGCACCGCGATGCTGCTCGCCGTGATGACGGCGCTTTTCATGGGCGTCGGCTATCTGATCGGCGGCTCCGGCGGCATGATGATCGCGTTCCTGATCGCGGCGGGGATGAATCTCTTCAGCTACTGGAACGCGGACAAGATGGTGCTCCGTATGCACCATGCCGTCGAAATCGACGAGCGTTCCGCGCCTGAACTGTTCGAAATCGTGCGCGGCCTTTCCCAAAATGCCGAATTGCCGATGCCGAAGGTCTATCTGATCAAGAGCGACCAACCCAACGCCTTCGCCACCGGCCGCAATCCCGCGAATGCCGCGGTGGCCGCAACCACCGGCTTGCTTGACCGGCTTTCCTACGAGGAGGTCGCCGGCGTGATGGCGCACGAACTCGCACACGTTAAGAACCGCGACACGCTGACCATGACCATCACCGCGACGCTCGCCGGCGCGATTTCGATGCTCGGCAATTTCGCGTTTTTCTTCGGCGGCAACCGCAACAACAACCCGCTCGGCCTGATCGGCGTGCTGGCGGCGATGATCGTGGCACCGCTGGCCGCCATGATGGTGCAGATGGCGATCAGCCGCACCCGCGAATACTCGGCCGACCGGCTCGGCGCCGAGATTTGCGACCAGCCGCTGTGGCTTGCTTCCGCGCTCGACAAGATCGCAAGGGCCGCCGGCCGTGTCCGCAATGACGACGCCGAACGTAACCCTGCGACCGCCCATATGTTCATCATCAACCCGCTCTCGGGCGAGCGCATGGACAGTCTCTTCTCCACCCATCCGAACACGGAAAACCGCATCGCCGCGCTCGAGGCGATGGCGGCGGAGTTCGAGGAAACGCGCAGCGTGGCGCCGACCGGGCCCGACGACGCCCCTCCGCCGGCCACGACCGGCAGCGACGGGCCGTGGGAGCGCAAGGCCGACAAGCCCGAGAGCCGGGGCGAAAAACCGGCCGCCAAGCCCAATCCGTGGGGCCGCAACCCGACCGGGCCGAAAGGCCCGTGGTCGTGA
- a CDS encoding RsmB/NOP family class I SAM-dependent RNA methyltransferase encodes MVVTPGPTARSNGSELPGLAARKAAARLLAAVIEAKTALDGLTDNEHGHPQFRTLDPRDRSLVRAILASALRHRVSIESLIESRLDRPLPARAGMLSHILHVAAAQILFLDVPDSAAVNLAVAHAGEDPRTRRFAGLVNAVLRELARRKERSLPKVLATTLDAPAWLLERLSQAYGADKAAAIVAMHRAEASLDFTVKSDPPGWAERLGGRVLPTGSVRVARIAGAITELPGYGDGEWWVQDAASALPTRLLGNVAGRRVADLCAAPGGKTAQLAAAGASVTAIDSSKNRLKRLAANLDRLKLDAEIVHADLAAWTPETPFDAVLLDAPCSSTGTIRRHPDVAWTKSPEDIEKLAAVQRRLLEAAVKLVRPGGLLVFSNCSLDPAEGETLVANFLADHAEVERAPVAPDEIAGIDGLLDANGDLRTTPAGWPAEDPREAGLDGFFAARLRRKG; translated from the coding sequence GTGGTCGTGACGCCAGGACCGACGGCCCGTAGCAACGGCTCCGAACTTCCGGGACTGGCGGCGCGCAAGGCGGCGGCCAGGCTCCTGGCCGCGGTAATCGAGGCGAAGACGGCGCTCGACGGCCTGACCGACAATGAGCACGGCCATCCGCAGTTCCGTACGCTCGATCCCCGTGACCGTTCGCTGGTGCGCGCCATTCTCGCCTCCGCGCTGCGCCACCGGGTGAGCATCGAAAGCCTGATCGAAAGCCGTCTCGATCGCCCGCTGCCTGCGCGCGCCGGCATGCTGTCGCATATCCTTCACGTTGCGGCGGCACAGATCCTGTTCCTCGACGTGCCCGACAGTGCGGCCGTCAACCTCGCCGTCGCCCACGCCGGCGAAGACCCGCGAACCAGGCGTTTCGCCGGTCTGGTCAACGCCGTGTTGCGCGAACTGGCGCGGCGCAAGGAGCGTTCGCTGCCGAAAGTGCTGGCAACCACGCTCGATGCGCCTGCATGGCTTCTCGAACGCCTTTCGCAGGCCTATGGCGCCGACAAGGCCGCCGCGATCGTCGCCATGCATCGCGCCGAAGCGTCGCTCGACTTCACGGTCAAATCCGATCCGCCGGGCTGGGCAGAACGCCTTGGCGGCCGCGTGCTGCCGACAGGGAGCGTGCGCGTCGCCCGGATCGCGGGCGCGATCACCGAGCTCCCCGGCTACGGCGACGGCGAGTGGTGGGTTCAGGACGCGGCCTCCGCTCTGCCGACGCGGCTTCTCGGAAATGTCGCCGGCCGGCGCGTCGCCGACCTTTGCGCCGCACCCGGGGGCAAGACGGCGCAACTGGCCGCGGCAGGTGCGTCGGTCACCGCCATCGACAGCTCGAAAAACCGGCTGAAGCGCCTCGCCGCCAATCTCGACAGGTTGAAGCTCGACGCCGAGATCGTCCATGCCGACCTCGCGGCGTGGACGCCGGAAACGCCGTTCGACGCGGTCCTGCTTGACGCACCGTGCTCCTCGACCGGCACCATCCGGCGCCATCCGGACGTCGCCTGGACCAAGTCCCCCGAGGACATCGAAAAACTCGCCGCCGTGCAGCGGCGGCTGCTCGAAGCCGCGGTGAAGCTGGTCAGGCCGGGCGGGCTGCTCGTTTTTTCCAACTGTTCCCTCGATCCCGCCGAAGGCGAGACGCTTGTCGCAAATTTTCTCGCCGATCATGCCGAGGTCGAGCGCGCACCGGTTGCGCCCGACGAAATCGCCGGCATCGACGGCCTCCTCGACGCCAACGGCGATTTGCGTACCACACCCGCCGGTTGGCCCGCCGAAGATCCCCGCGAGGCCGGGCTGGACGGGTTTTTTGCGGCGCGACTTCGCCGCAAGGGCTGA
- the acs gene encoding acetate--CoA ligase — protein sequence MSEVHVHRVQPAWKKHALIDNDTYLKWYKDSVKNPDKFWGKHGKRLDWMTPYTKVKNTSFKGKVAIKWFEDGRLNVSANCIDRHLKKRGDQVAIIWEGDNPYDDKKITYRELYEHVCRLANVLKKNGVKKGDRVTIYMPMIPEAAYAMLACTRIGAIHSVVFGGFSPDALAGRIVDCESTFVITADEGLRGGRTIPLKENTDKAIDIAARHHVMVKNVLVVRRTGGKVGWANGRDIWYHDAVAAVKPECKPEKMKAEDPLFILYTSGSTGKPKGVLHTSGGYLVYASMTHQYVFDYHDGDIYWCTADVGWVTGHSYIVYGPLANGATTLMFEGVPNYPTAARFWEVVDKHKVDIFYTAPTAIRALMGAGDDHVTKTSRKSLRVLGSVGEPINPEAWEWYYNVVGEKRCSIVDTWWQTETGGIMITPLPGATDLKAGSATRPFFGVQPQLVDNEGNIIEGAADGNLCITDSWPGQMRTVYGDHERFVQTYFSTYKGKYFTGDGCRRDEDGYYWITGRVDDVINVSGHRMGTAEVESALVSHDKVSEAAVVGYPHDVKGQGIYCYVTLMAGEEGSDELRKELVKHVRSEIGPIASPDKIQFAPGLPKTRSGKIMRRILRKIAEDDYGALGDTSTLADPAVVDDLVKNRQNKKG from the coding sequence ATGTCCGAGGTACATGTTCACCGCGTCCAGCCTGCTTGGAAGAAGCACGCACTGATCGACAACGACACCTACCTGAAATGGTACAAGGACAGCGTGAAGAACCCGGACAAGTTCTGGGGCAAGCACGGCAAGCGCCTCGACTGGATGACGCCCTACACCAAGGTGAAGAACACCTCCTTCAAGGGCAAGGTGGCAATCAAGTGGTTCGAGGACGGCCGCCTCAACGTTTCCGCCAATTGCATCGACCGCCATCTCAAGAAACGTGGCGATCAGGTCGCGATCATCTGGGAAGGCGACAATCCCTATGACGACAAGAAGATCACCTATCGCGAGCTCTACGAGCATGTCTGCCGGCTCGCCAACGTCCTGAAGAAGAACGGCGTCAAGAAGGGCGATCGCGTCACCATCTACATGCCGATGATCCCCGAAGCCGCCTATGCGATGCTTGCCTGCACCCGCATCGGTGCCATCCACTCGGTGGTGTTCGGCGGATTTTCGCCCGACGCGCTCGCCGGGCGCATCGTCGACTGCGAATCGACCTTCGTCATCACCGCCGACGAGGGCCTGCGCGGCGGCCGCACGATCCCGCTCAAGGAAAACACCGACAAGGCGATCGACATCGCCGCCAGGCACCACGTGATGGTCAAGAATGTGCTGGTGGTGCGCCGCACCGGCGGCAAGGTCGGCTGGGCCAACGGGCGCGACATCTGGTACCACGACGCGGTCGCGGCGGTAAAACCCGAGTGCAAACCGGAAAAGATGAAGGCCGAGGACCCGCTCTTCATCCTTTACACATCAGGCTCCACCGGCAAGCCCAAGGGCGTGCTGCATACGTCCGGCGGTTACCTCGTCTACGCCTCGATGACCCACCAATATGTGTTCGACTACCATGACGGCGACATCTACTGGTGCACCGCCGATGTCGGCTGGGTCACCGGTCACTCCTATATCGTCTACGGACCGCTCGCCAACGGCGCCACGACGCTGATGTTTGAGGGCGTGCCCAACTACCCGACGGCGGCGCGTTTCTGGGAGGTGGTCGACAAGCACAAGGTCGACATCTTCTACACCGCCCCGACCGCGATCCGCGCCCTGATGGGCGCCGGCGACGATCATGTAACGAAGACCTCGCGCAAGTCGTTGCGCGTGCTCGGCTCGGTCGGCGAGCCGATCAATCCGGAAGCCTGGGAATGGTACTACAACGTCGTCGGCGAAAAGCGCTGCTCGATCGTCGACACATGGTGGCAGACCGAGACCGGCGGCATCATGATCACGCCGCTGCCCGGCGCGACCGACCTCAAGGCAGGCTCTGCGACGCGCCCGTTCTTCGGCGTGCAGCCGCAACTGGTCGACAATGAAGGCAATATCATCGAGGGCGCGGCCGACGGCAATCTGTGCATCACCGATTCCTGGCCAGGCCAGATGCGCACGGTCTATGGCGATCACGAACGCTTCGTGCAGACCTATTTTTCCACCTACAAGGGCAAATATTTTACCGGCGACGGCTGCCGCCGGGACGAGGACGGCTACTACTGGATCACCGGGCGGGTCGACGACGTCATCAACGTCTCCGGCCACCGCATGGGCACGGCGGAGGTGGAATCGGCGCTGGTCAGCCACGACAAGGTCTCCGAGGCCGCCGTCGTCGGCTATCCGCACGACGTCAAGGGACAGGGCATCTATTGCTACGTGACGCTGATGGCCGGCGAGGAAGGTTCGGACGAGTTGCGCAAGGAACTGGTCAAGCACGTGCGCAGCGAGATCGGTCCGATCGCCTCGCCCGACAAGATCCAGTTTGCGCCCGGCCTGCCCAAGACCCGCTCCGGCAAGATCATGCGCCGTATCCTGAGAAAGATCGCCGAGGACGATTACGGCGCGCTCGGCGACACCTCTACGCTGGCCGATCCGGCCGTCGTCGACGACCTGGTCAAGAACCGGCAGAACAAGAAGGGATAG
- a CDS encoding sterol desaturase family protein yields the protein MDWLASIIVAVFGDFTLRLMPLYVGATLLIAVVIYGWRYGWRQWRSFFRWLTPKDIYLHPSHIVDLKLFVVGRLLSVAGVINLVVVRTASAAFAMALLAASFGTEPGTGSWSWGQIALATLLFAVVSDFCTYWVHRIHHEYPVLWPFHSVHHSAEVLTPVTVYRKHPVYDLLSDAVSSLAIGFLAGALLFAISPNIDIISIGGANVVFVVFNAVGANFRHSHIWISYGPVLEHVLISPAQHQIHHSRAVVHHDRNYGEIFAIWDWMFGTLYVPAHEEKLEFGLAERDGTPIDQPHPSLARALIGPVEESWRQFRNRLAEPRPVADPPAE from the coding sequence ATGGACTGGCTGGCTTCGATCATTGTCGCCGTGTTCGGAGATTTCACGCTCCGGCTGATGCCACTTTATGTCGGCGCCACGCTTCTGATCGCGGTTGTGATCTATGGCTGGCGGTACGGCTGGCGCCAATGGAGAAGCTTTTTCCGCTGGCTGACGCCGAAGGACATCTATCTGCACCCTTCCCACATCGTCGACCTGAAGCTCTTCGTAGTCGGGCGCCTGCTATCGGTTGCCGGCGTGATCAACCTCGTCGTGGTGCGCACCGCATCGGCGGCCTTCGCAATGGCCTTGCTCGCCGCGTCGTTCGGCACCGAGCCCGGCACCGGCAGCTGGAGTTGGGGGCAGATCGCGCTGGCGACGCTGCTCTTTGCCGTCGTTTCGGATTTCTGCACCTACTGGGTGCACCGCATTCATCACGAATATCCCGTGCTGTGGCCGTTCCATTCCGTCCATCACAGCGCCGAGGTGCTCACCCCGGTGACGGTCTACCGGAAGCACCCTGTCTATGATCTCCTGTCGGATGCCGTGAGCTCGCTCGCCATCGGCTTCCTGGCCGGCGCGCTGCTTTTCGCCATCTCGCCCAACATCGACATCATCTCGATCGGCGGCGCCAATGTCGTGTTCGTGGTGTTCAACGCTGTCGGCGCCAATTTCCGCCACAGCCACATCTGGATCAGCTACGGCCCGGTGCTCGAACACGTCTTGATCTCTCCGGCCCAGCACCAGATCCACCACAGCCGCGCGGTGGTCCATCACGACCGCAACTATGGTGAAATCTTCGCCATCTGGGACTGGATGTTCGGAACGCTCTATGTGCCCGCTCATGAGGAGAAGCTCGAATTCGGCCTCGCCGAACGCGACGGAACGCCGATCGACCAGCCGCATCCCTCGCTTGCCCGCGCCCTGATCGGTCCGGTCGAGGAAAGCTGGCGTCAGTTCCGGAACCGCCTCGCAGAGCCGCGACCGGTTGCCGACCCGCCAGCCGAATGA
- a CDS encoding pilus assembly protein, with translation MPATTRVPRLFRSFVSDRSGNFALATAAVMTALLAGGGFAINLAQVTLTQSNLTNALDAAVTSTARDLTTGKITPEEARELISAFLKTNGSTGFARANRVVLDNVTVDKNARTVTALASADIDLAFPVFKTSASRLIQVGSTALYSDRKIEVAMMLDVTGSMSGQKIRDLRTAASNVVDTFLSGQNPADPRVRVAIVPYADAVNTGDLAHTVHVETGFTTGEPPPLTNLLLAAIGRGAGALLPGGSSRPDACATERKGSHQFSDASPRMAMINRDVRLAFCPQAALAPLTADIGRLKSAIRDFRASGHTAGHIGIQWSWYLLSRKWADILPAGSQPLAGDPKKVGKFAILMTDGEFNTAFAGVAQGGSTKGGQPRRSRDAAERLCDEMKRDGIEIFTVGFMLKEKAAKDVMRGCASPDRGSVVHYFEAVDGDELNAAFQKIAANIERLAIVK, from the coding sequence ATGCCGGCGACCACAAGGGTGCCCCGCCTTTTCCGCAGCTTCGTTTCCGATCGCTCGGGCAATTTCGCCCTCGCCACCGCCGCCGTCATGACGGCGCTGCTCGCCGGCGGCGGCTTTGCCATCAATCTCGCTCAGGTCACGCTGACGCAATCGAACCTGACCAACGCGCTTGATGCGGCGGTTACCTCGACCGCGCGCGACCTCACCACCGGAAAGATCACGCCGGAAGAGGCCAGGGAACTGATCTCGGCGTTTTTGAAGACCAACGGCTCGACCGGGTTCGCCCGAGCCAACCGTGTCGTGCTCGACAACGTCACCGTCGACAAAAACGCGCGCACCGTCACGGCGCTGGCCAGCGCCGACATCGACCTCGCCTTCCCGGTCTTCAAGACCTCGGCCTCACGCCTCATTCAGGTGGGGTCGACGGCGCTTTATTCGGATCGCAAGATCGAGGTCGCGATGATGCTCGACGTTACCGGCTCGATGAGCGGCCAGAAGATCAGGGATCTGCGAACAGCCGCCAGCAACGTGGTCGACACTTTCCTTTCCGGGCAGAACCCGGCCGATCCGCGCGTGCGGGTGGCGATCGTGCCCTACGCCGATGCCGTCAACACCGGCGATCTCGCCCACACGGTCCATGTCGAGACGGGGTTCACCACCGGCGAACCGCCGCCGCTGACCAATCTGCTTCTTGCTGCGATCGGCAGAGGCGCCGGGGCGCTGCTGCCCGGCGGGTCGAGCCGCCCCGACGCCTGCGCCACGGAGCGCAAGGGCTCGCACCAGTTCAGCGACGCCTCACCGCGCATGGCGATGATCAACCGTGACGTCCGGCTCGCCTTCTGCCCACAGGCCGCACTGGCGCCGCTGACCGCGGATATCGGGCGGCTCAAGTCGGCGATCCGCGATTTCAGGGCCAGCGGCCACACCGCCGGCCATATCGGCATCCAGTGGAGCTGGTATCTCCTGTCGCGCAAATGGGCCGACATTCTGCCCGCCGGCTCGCAGCCACTCGCCGGTGATCCCAAGAAGGTCGGCAAGTTCGCCATCCTGATGACCGATGGCGAGTTCAACACCGCGTTCGCCGGCGTGGCCCAGGGAGGCTCGACCAAGGGCGGACAGCCGCGGCGGTCACGCGACGCCGCCGAGCGGCTCTGCGACGAGATGAAGAGGGACGGCATCGAGATATTCACCGTCGGCTTCATGCTGAAGGAAAAGGCCGCAAAGGACGTCATGCGTGGCTGCGCATCGCCCGACCGCGGCTCGGTCGTGCACTATTTCGAGGCGGTGGACGGCGACGAGCTTAACGCCGCTTTCCAGAAGATCGCCGCCAATATCGAGCGGCTGGCGATCGTCAAATAA
- a CDS encoding DUF1674 domain-containing protein, giving the protein MPASKGPETGQSGDKSATGHKKLPPHAERALAEAQARRDAYRKAEAGRPKEVGGRDGLEPARYGDWEVKGIASDF; this is encoded by the coding sequence ATGCCGGCATCCAAAGGCCCCGAAACCGGTCAGAGCGGCGACAAGTCCGCAACTGGACACAAAAAATTGCCGCCGCATGCCGAGCGTGCGCTGGCCGAGGCGCAGGCGCGGCGCGATGCCTACCGCAAGGCGGAAGCCGGGCGGCCGAAGGAAGTCGGCGGCCGCGATGGCCTCGAACCCGCTCGGTACGGCGATTGGGAAGTCAAGGGGATCGCGTCCGACTTCTAG